The DNA window gcaggccagcggaggcagtgtgatgctctgggcaatgttctgctgggaaaccttgggtcctggcattcatgtggatgttactttgacatgtacctcCTACCTAAAAATTGTTGCAGATAGCATACACTTCATGGCAAcgttattccctgatggcagtggcctctttcagctggataatgtgccctgccacattGCAAAAATTATTCAGGAATAGTTTGatgaacatgacaaagagttcaaggtgttgacttggcctccaaattcctcagatctcaatccgattgagaaactatgggatgtgctggaccaaaaagtccgatccatggagtcTCCatcttgcaacttacaggacttaaaggacctgctgctaaagtcttggtgccagataccacaggtcaccttcagaggtcttatggagtccatgcctctgggtcagagctgttttggcggcacgaggtggacctacacggtattaggcaggtggttttaatgttgtggctgagcggtgtgtgtgtgtatggtttaCTTGAAATATGTGTATTATGATGTATTATGTCAATGCTGGCCATGTCTCTGTTAAGGAATGCTGAAGAACAGAATGCTGTACTTGTCTGTCTCATCTCTCCTGATGTCTTGTAGTGTTTGTCTAATGTTATAATGTCAAGCTGTTGTCTTTTGTCTTaagatttatgtttgtttttctttttcttcactgATAAATGACGTGGAGGACGGTGACAGTACAGAGGTGatgtatatttttatgattaacaaattcttttgaatctagTCCCAATGATGTGATTTATCTGACCCTATGTCATGTTGTGTACTTTGTGCTGATAACGCTTCAAGTGACAGTGTGAAGTACAGTGACTCTATGATGTCACTTGTAAAACAACAGATGAAGAAAACATTCTCATACTATGAAAAATTTTTCAGTTCTTTTGCAGATCACTATCTCTGTACTGACGACGCTGTGAAAATAATAGATGATAAGGTTTTAATACAGTTTGTCAGATTCCATAAGCTCAAAGTTTTTCATTGTATTGCTTTagagctctacatgttgtaggaTATTAAAGTTGAGGTGTCAATTCCCCTTGAAGCATCACTGAGTGTCAGCTTGATCATGTTCAAACACATCCGCTTTTGTTGTAAATAAAAACGGTTGCCATTGCTGATTTTGTGCTTAATATGGTATTGGAACTACTTCCAGGTCAACCTATGTCTCACACATTTGAACAGATTGACTCATTCTGACCCATCACGTTAAGAAGTTGCCATGTGAGTTACAGCACCAGAGACCACAAGGAGTGAATAACCTAGACCATACACACCCTctgtattatgattcaatactACAACTCTGCTTGGTCCTGTTGTATGCTCCCTCCACCACACAAGCGCAAGAGCACAGCTGTTTTTGTTTATGCTGATATCACCTGGGGGCTATTGCTGCTCTTCATCAGATGGTTTTTTACTTAAACTAAAGCACTGAGCAAGAATAGAATATACTGCTGTGCATTATAGTCTAtaattttaacaggaaaataatGGTAAAATGCTATAGTAAAAACTTAACTGGTTAactgctaaaaaaatatatataaaaaaaaacagtacataaaaaaaaagttccaAGAAGTAACATTGTAGTAGTCATAGTAGTATGATTTCCCTTATAgttaaaagtgaaaatgtatattgtgtttaACAAGACAGTACATGTACATTTTCTATCCCTGCATGAACCATCACATTTggtatattttattgaaatatttgtttCTTGTATTTGAAATCAGTTATGgtacccactttatattaggtgtctttaactactatgtactaacattaaaatacatacaattcaATTAACTCTTTGTATAACtacattttgttctgcaaaattctcacaaggttcagaggtagggttaggtttagagttagggGTTAGGTTATCAGTGTAATTACAGATgtaatgcaggtactttaaatgtaagtgcaacacaacatgtatgtacataagtacattgtatcaaatgcttaagtacatagtagttaaagactccTAATATACAGTGAGTcccagttatgtacattgggtgAGTTTTGTATGACATTTTATGTTGTGTGAAAGTTTATTGCATTAGTTTAGTGTTACGTGTGTTAGGCTGATAGTgtcttgtgtttgtgtgagtgactttgtgtgcactgtatatataaagttATTGTCCATTGCTCCTTGATAGGCCACTTTTGATTAAATTGAAGTCACATGTGCCCTTTTGTTATCCCACCTGTGTTACTGTGGTTAACCATACATGTAAAAGTGCAAAGCAGATTTTTGTAGTTCCAGTAGGTTAATATATTTACACTATATAATTTCATGATATATatggtagtgaactgtaaaatatacaggtacCTAAATGACATCCCATAATGCCTGAAACATGgcactgtatttttacagtgaatttatgGCAACCACAGCTGGCAGATTTTTgctgtaaattaataataaaaaaataaaaacaatgtgtacTGAAAGGTAGACCGAATACAGTTGAAAAGGTGAATATTTCCCTTCTAATGAAAGCTGAGAACATCAGTTTTGGggggtaatttttttaattttcttaatcCTATTTCATTGTGAATAAGTCATTATTTCTGAATGAAAGGAACCTTTGCTTgttgtaattattgatttttCTACCTTTAATGTATTTTGGGACATCCTAGGATGTAAGGCCATCCCATAAGAAACATGATTGTCAATGCTCCTATagttttgttagcttttattCAGTCAGAAAGCTTAGATAAGCAATCAGATTCATGAATtaagatagattgatagatagatagacagacagacagatattatgcagtgtaaatgattttttaaagTAGATTTAGTCCATTAATATGATTGTAAATGAGTATTTTGGTTggtttgcatgtgtgtgcatgtcacaGGATGTCTCGTATCAGGGTGAGGAAAACTAAGAGAGTATTTCCAACTGATGTGTTAGAAATGATTGAAAACAATCACAGAGTATCAAATGTGTCAGTATATTTCAAGTTAAAAGTTAAGTTAGGCATAATGCCTTATTTAAAAATTTGTGTTACAACTGTACCTGGTATGGGGACAATTGTAACAAAAGTGCTCCTTGTCTTCAAACACTAATTGTAGAAAATAGTAACAATGTATGCAGCTTTTGCCATAAATTTTGGTTGTAGACAGATAAAGGTatcttgtgtaaaaaaaaaaaaaaaaaaaaaaaaaaatggcatgtttattCTGCTCTGTATTTGTGCAGTACATCAAAAAGTGTTACAGCTGTACTCGGTCTACCCTAGTATATTGTAAAGCTACATTGGGacagtattgtgaaaagtgcaacACAACttaattgaattgtttaaaagtatttaaagAAACCAATTTTTACACATCATGCAAAATTACTTGCAAATAAACACGTCCACacgcacataatttttttttttaaatctgttaccCTGCAGCAGTCACTAAGTCTCTCTTAAATGCCACACCTAATATATCCAGGTATGCATTCCATTCATTCTTTTTCCAGTCTCTCTGTTTTCTCTTTCTCCATTACTGGCACTCTGTTTGCCCAGTTTTATGCTGTTTATACATTCCAACATCTTTTTCAAACTATCAGCAAAATTAAGCAAAAGCATGTGTGAACAATATGTGTTAGTGGAGACATTAGTGGAGAGGTTTTTCTTTGGAAATCCTTAATGTTGCCAGGGGGAATAATCCCCAAAACAGCGTGAATCCTGCTCCAGAGAGTCAGAATCTTTGCTAATGGTTCAATAATGGAAACACAACACTGACTAACTTTGAAACTCTTTgaaactgtttttcttttttgtagctGCTGACCTTCTTTAGTTAATTAAATGAAAcgagagagagaggtgggggtggggtggggggagtTAGTTTGCTTGAATGACGACAGGTTCAGACAGAGTGACGATTGTGTGTGTCAATGTAAGGTGAGTTGGgcactgagagagagagcagagtcaaGGGAAACAGTCAGCAGGTAAGTCGCTTAAtgctctgttttttatttgtacattaaaatgtaatgaaaatgtcaTGTTAATTGTTGATGTAATGGTTACAATACCAAATTATGTCTATGCCCTGAGACACTCTATACTAATAGAGTAACTAACTGTGAAGCTGAAGTTGGTTAGttccatttcaaaaacatttactgCAAATAGCTTTAATGGCATGAATAAGATGACCTAAACTAACCTAAAATCTCCAAAGATTTCATAGATGGATGAGGACACTGCAAACAAAAATATGAAACAAACCTTAGCACTATGTGTATTTTCAAATATTCATCATAGTATTTTGAATAATGTAAGTTATCATTAATCAAAGCCTAAATGCTAATTACAGGCTTTAAAACACTAAAAATTAAGGTTTGTGAGATATTTATAATTACTAATATTAATCATCTTTAATTCGCTATCTGTTAAAATATCTGAAGTATGCTCTTCCTGGTATGAATAATGGGAGAATAATATATGCATTTAATTATGattctatttaaatatatttgcagTATTTCATTATTGTGAGTGATTTTGAGTCACAGACAGTCATCTGTCTTGGCACCAGTATCAGTTCCAGCATGACCAAGCCGAGTCAAAGTCAAAAAGAGGCTGGAGTTCCTCTTATCTGAGTGATAAAGCAGTGGGTAGTCTGTACACTCAGGAGACATACTGTCCCTAAATATGAACTTACTGATACGCtatttacacacagactgaaCTTTGAACAGTGTGAATATGATGACATGACTGATAAACACACATTACTGAGGGATGGAGGGGAGAGATAAACCTCAGGGCATGCAGATTTCATTTCGACAGTAGCCCGAGGAATTCTGTTGgtcttcttcctcttctttttGTCCTTTAATTATGTAAGGAATGTTTTGGTGTGATTTTCTGTATCCAGAAGCTGATGGATGTCGTTTTTCTTCTGCTTTgaaaaaaaagtaaactttttaaGAGATGACCACCATCACATGTCAAAGTCACTTGTTTTTGTCTTCCTTCCTCTTTAGATTGCCAAAACCGGATTATCATCTCTCTGAGTTCACAATACCATGACTATCGGCAAGAGCTCCAGAAAGAACAAAGCCCCTCGTTCCCCTACTTTCCTGGACAAGGCTAATGGATTCTATGGGCGCCTGGATGAGATGGGTGGAGATGATGTACAGGTGGAGGGAGAAACCACAGAAGTCCAGATGGGAACCTTGATCAGAGAAGAGATCCGGAGACAAGATGACATGATGGTCCCAGGTTGGATAGAAGAGGATGACCATGTGGTTGATTTTAACCAGGGAATGATGGATGACGATGGGACCACTTTACTGAAGAGAAAGCCCAGCAGACTGAGTCAGCGCTGGAGCAGGAAAAGTTCTAGGAAGGCAAAATGTGACAAATTTTCTTCAGGGAAAGAAAGTAAGGGTACTGAAACTGTAAAGAACCCATCTGTAGGTCCAAATCCAGAGGTGCCAGCAGTGGCCCAAACCCTGAAAGCAGCAGACAGCAGAGAAGCAGAACTAGCACTGGTCCATTTCTCTGCAAGGGAGCATGCAGATGATCAAATTCTCATTTCAGGAAAGACGGGGGGTAAAAGAGAACTGGAAGACACAAGAAAAGAGAAGAAGACAGAAGGCAAATTGGATGGAGAAACCATGGAAATTGTAAAGAGGAACTCTCTCAAGAATTATCGCATGGTGAGGTTTGGCTGTTAATAAAATGTCTGGATGGCTTTGTGTTTTGGCACTGAGACCAcattcatatttatttgttttcattttctgattcctaacgtcattgttttccgaAGTATGTAGTAATGGAGAGCGTATGTTTTTGATTGAGGAAAAAGCTGTTCTAGTGTAGAAGAGaagtgtaaacgtagcaaaatcaatgcggtTACAAATGAAAACGTGTTAGTGTGAACATGACCTAAAATGAGATCAGTtaatctggtaacactttaaaataagattCTGTTAGTTTACATtgtttagttaatgcattagatgtcATGAACTATCTATGAACTATAATTTTTCGTTAacgttaatttataaatatgctatcatttattgttagttcatgtacaacttttaatgttaaaatgtattagtgtgaa is part of the Myxocyprinus asiaticus isolate MX2 ecotype Aquarium Trade chromosome 2, UBuf_Myxa_2, whole genome shotgun sequence genome and encodes:
- the LOC127414895 gene encoding uncharacterized protein LOC127414895, which produces MTIGKSSRKNKAPRSPTFLDKANGFYGRLDEMGGDDVQVEGETTEVQMGTLIREEIRRQDDMMVPGWIEEDDHVVDFNQGMMDDDGTTLLKRKPSRLSQRWSRKSSRKAKCDKFSSGKESKGTETVKNPSVGPNPEVPAVAQTLKAADSREAELALVHFSAREHADDQILISGKTGGKRELEDTRKEKKTEGKLDGETMEIVKRNSLKNYRMALDRAFRRGWETFVANLYSVTLTPISSTSSSSSPSDKTKMNRNRALAEFR